The Balearica regulorum gibbericeps isolate bBalReg1 chromosome 12, bBalReg1.pri, whole genome shotgun sequence genome includes a region encoding these proteins:
- the ABHD17C gene encoding alpha/beta hydrolase domain-containing protein 17C: MPEQGPRMNGFSLGELCWLFCCPPCPSRIAAKLAFLPPEPTYTVLQPEQQQEAGAAAGAGTPTGSGTCSLHLSERADWQYSQRELDAVEVFFSRTARDNRLGCMFVRCAPTGRYTLLFSHGNAVDLGQMCSFYIGLGSRINCNVFSYDYSGYGVSTGKPSEKNLYADIDAAWQALRTRYGVSPENIILYGQSIGTVPTVDLASRYECAAVILHSPLMSGLRVAFPDTRKTYCFDAFPSIDKISKVTSPVLVIHGTEDEVIDFSHGLAMYERCPRAVEPLWVEGAGHNDIELYAQYLERLKQFISHELPNS; the protein is encoded by the exons ATGCCAGAACAAGGCCCCAGAATGAACGGTTTCTCTCTGGGCGAGCTCTGCTGGCTGTTCTGCTGCCCGCCTTGCCCCAGCCGCATCGCTGCCAAGCTGGCCTTCCTGCCCCCGGAGCCCACCTATACCGTGCTGcagcctgagcagcagcaggaggctggggcagcagccggggcagggacCCCGACGGGATCGGGCACCTGCAGTCTGCACTTGAGCGAGCGGGCGGACTGGCAGTATTCGCAGCGGGAACTGGATGCCGTGGAAGTGTTCTTCTCCCGCACGGCTCGAGATAACAGGCTGGGCTGCATGTTCGTACGTTGTGCCCCCACTGGCCGGTACACGCTGCTCTTCTCACATGGTAATGCTGTGGACCTGGGCCAGATGTGCAGCTTCTATATTGGCCTTGGCTCCCGCATCAACTGCAACGTCTTCTCTTATGACTACTCTGGCTACGGGGTGAGCACCGGCAAGCCCTCTGAGAAAAACCTGTATGCAGACATTGATGCAGCCTGGCAGGCCCTCAGGACAAG GTATGGTGTTAGTCCTGAGAACATTATTCTGTATGGTCAGAGTATTGGTACTGTCCCTACAGTAGACCTGGCATCTCGGTACGAGTGCGCAGCAGTAATCCTTCATTCTCCCTTGATGTCTGGATTACGGGTAGCTTTTCCTGACACGAGGAAAACCTATTGCTTTGATGCTTTTCCAAG CATTGACAAGATATCTAAAGTAACCTCTCCTGTGTTGGTGATCCATGGTACCGAAGATGAGGTAATCGATTTCTCCCACGGCCTGGCCATGTATGAGCGATGTCCACGAGCAGTAGAGCCCCTCTGGGTGGAAGGGGCTGGGCATAATGACATAGAGCTTTATGCACAGTACTTGGAGAGACTAAAACAGTTCATATCTCATGAACTTCCCAACTCCTGA